The Myxocyprinus asiaticus isolate MX2 ecotype Aquarium Trade chromosome 39, UBuf_Myxa_2, whole genome shotgun sequence genome window below encodes:
- the LOC127430220 gene encoding A disintegrin and metalloproteinase with thrombospondin motifs 8 encodes MNKMWPYLVISSLIFCLFTDTLSHSFKTEEIIPVRLTGRPGGRVAKRSEEQPSFRLMAFGKNFTLNLTPDSTFISPKLKVYRIKAKHSATESLNQTEEEDGTELLKGCFYTGAVDSKEDSIVSVSLCRGILGSFITDGKEYMIEPKLFSLRKHGTFTEEVHIIKRRHFTKSPPSDLREDENDQDLMRQMSPRRRRFVSTSRFIETLVVADASLTHFYGDEIKHYMLTLMSVAAQIYKHPSIKNSINIVLVKMLIVEDEEVGPSISSNGGVALRNFCAWQQLFNPLNHRHPEHYDTAILFTREDICGHQSCDTLGVADVGTMCDTKRSCSVIEDNGLQAAFTTAHELGHVLSMPHDDTKNCEQLFGHLGEDHIMAPVFSQFNKTSPWSPCSAFYVTQFFNNGHGDCLLDTPEKIVALPTELPGITYSLDRQCQQIFGEEYSHCTNTSASEVCRQLWCQEEGQSMCTTRNGSLPWADGTSCAPNMTCLDGVCMSSEEVIKPKLAVDGGWGEWGQWQPCSRSCGGGVMFSYRECTQPSPQNGGKYCLGQRVKYQSCNKQACENNQGKTFREEQCEKYNNPNHFDVHGNVKQWIPKYAGVSLRDRCKLFCRARGSSEFRVFEAKVIDGTPCGPDTTSFCVQGQCIKAGCDLEIDSSKKLDKCGLCGGNGLSCRMISGSFNKVVQGYRDIVTIPSGATNINIKQQSHGSIPHDGHYLAVRRENGDYILNGNFSVSTVEQYIPVHGAVLKYSGSSTTLERIQIFRHLQEPITIQLLSTAGETLPPKVKYTFYIPKTMSFSKPKDKKIYGKLIHPFGVPEWVTGEWSECSKTCGSGWSRRNVECKDNAGFYSNHCNKDLRPSDIRACADLPCPIWQSGPWSSCSQTCGHGERHRRIFCIDYSGKSVKPEKCDPAKKPEPLPEKCFYQEC; translated from the exons atgaataaaatgtgGCCATATTTAGTCATTTCTAGCTTAATTTTTTGCCTCTTCACGGACACTCTTTCTCACTCATTTAAGACGGAGGAAATAATACCTGTGCGGTTGACTGGACGGCCCGGTGGACGAGTGGCAAAGAGGAGCGAAGAACAGCCGAGCTTCAGACTCATGGCTTTCGGCAAGAATTTCACACTTAATTTGACACCGGACAGCACGTTCATATCTCCAAAACTCAAGGTTTATCGTATCAAAGCCAAACACTCCGCGACAGAGTCCTTGAATCAGACTGAAGAAGAGGATGGGACGGAATTACTGAAAGGCTGTTTTTACACCGGGGCTGTTGACTCCAAAGAGGACTCTATCGTCTCTGTCAGCTTATGTCGTGGGATTTTAGGATCATTTATTACAGATGGTAAAGAATATATGATCGAACCGAAACTTTTCAGCTTGAGGAAACACGGAACATTCACCGAAGAGGTGCATATCATTAAAAGAAGACATTTTACCAAGTCCCCGCCGTCTGATCTCAGAGAAGATGAAAATGATCAAGATTTGATGAGGCAGATGTCACCCAGGCGTAGACGGTTTGTCTCGACATCCAGGTTTATTGAGACTTTAGTGGTCGCTGACGCTTCCCTGACACATTTTTATGGAGATGAGATCAAG CACTACATGCTGACCTTGATGTCAGTGGCTGCTCAGATTTACAAACACCCCAGCATTAAGAACTCCATCAACATAGTGCTTGTGAAGATGCTGATCGTAGAGGATGAGGAGGTTGGGCCATCCATCTCCAGCAATGGAGGCGTTGCTCTGCGCAACTTCTGTGCCTGGCAACAGCTCTTCAACCCGCTCAACCACAGGCATCCTGAGCACTATGATACTGCAATCCTTTTTACTAGAGAG GACATCTGTGGACATCAGAGCTGTGACACGTTGGGTGTAGCTGATGTTGGGACCATGTGTGATACTAAAAGGAGCTGTTCTGTTATTGAAGACAATGGTCTTCAGGCTGCTTTCACAACCGCCCACGAACTAG GCCATGTTCTGAGTATGCCCCATGATGACACTAAGAACTGTGAGCAGCTTTTTGGACATCTAGGAGAGGACCATATCATGGCCCCTGTATTCAGTCAGTTCAATAAGACTTCTCCTTGGTCTCCATGCAGTGCTTTCTACGTCACACAGTTTTTCAACAATGGACATG GAGACTGCTTACTGGACACCCCTGAGAAGATTGTGGCCTTGCCCACTGAGCTGCCAGGCATAACTTACAGCCTGGACCGCCAATGCCAACAGATATTTGGAGAGGAGTATTCACATTGTACCAACACTTCAGCCAGTGAGGTGTGCAGACAACTTTGGTGCCAGGAGGAAGGCCAGTCCATGTGTACAACTAGAAATGGAAGTCTACCTTGGGCAGACGGCACAAGCTGTGCCCCTAACATGACCTGTCTGGACGGTGTATGCATGTCCTCTGAAGAAGTCATTAAACCTAAG TTGGCTGTGGATGGAGGCTGGGGAGAGTGGGGACAATGGCAACCGTGTTCCAGATCATGTGGAGGGGGAGTGATGTTCTCCTACAGAGAGTGCACACAGCCATCACCtcagaatggtggaaaatactGTCTGGGCCAGAGAGTGAAGTACCAGTCCTGCAACAAACAGGCCTGTGAGAACAACCAAG GAAAAACTTTTAGAGAGGAACAGTGTGAGAAGTACAACAATCCCAATCACTTTGATGTTCATGGAAATGTGAAGCAGTGGATACCAAAATATGCTGGAGTATCACTGCGGGACAGGTGTAAACTCTTTTGCAGAGCAAGAGGCAGCAGTGAATTCAGAGTTTTTGAAGCTAAA GTAATTGATGGGACCCCATGTGGACCAGATACCACATCATTCTGTGTGCAAGGCCAGTGTATCAAAGCTGGTTGTGACCTGGAGATCGATTCTAGTAAAAAGCTGGACAAATGTGGCTTGTGTGGAGGGAATGGCTTGAGCTGCAGGATGATATCTGGCTCATTCAACAAAGTTGT CCAAGGATATAGGGATATTGTGACGATTCCAAGTGGAGCCACCAACATTAACATCAAACAGCAGAGTCATGGAAGTATACCACATGATGGGCATTACTTGGCTGTCCGAAGAGAAAATGGCGACTATATCTTAAATGGCAACTTCTCAGTATCCACAGTGGAGCAGTATATTCCAGTGCATGGGGCTGTGCTTAAGTACAGTGGCTCGTCCACCACACTAGAGCGAATCCAGATCTTTCGCCATCTCCAAGaaccaatcacaatacagctgCTTTCCACAGCTGGAGAAACCCTCCCACCAAAGGTCAAATACACATTCTACATTCCCAAAACCATGTCATTCAGCAAACCCAAAGACAAAAAGATTTATGGTAAATTGATTCATCCATTTGGGGTGCCAGAGTGGGTCACTGGGGAGTGGTCTGAATGCTCCAAAACCTGTGGATCAGGATGGTCCAGAAGAAACGTTGAATGCAAAGATAATGCTGGCTTTTATTCAAACCACTGCAATAAAGATCTCAGACCTTCTGATATCAGGGCCTGTGCAGACCTGCCATGTCCCATATGGCAATCAGGACCTTGGTCTTCATGCTCACAAACTTGTGGCCATGGGGAACGTCACCGCAGGATTTTCTGCATTGATTACTCTGGGAAGTCTGTGAAACCAGAAAAATGCGATCCTGCAAAAAAACCAGAACCATTACCTGAAAAGTGTTTCTACCAAGAGTGTTGA
- the LOC127430215 gene encoding A disintegrin and metalloproteinase with thrombospondin motifs 15, translated as MSVFHVFCFALLQMLFLTKTYLCVESDFCEPVLLDSEHFPSHLIKMSGKLSKERVVYRLRAFNQEFYLNLLPDSSFLAPDGIFQYDTSSVGSDFRRCFYSGDVNTDTNSFAALSLCRGVRGAFSYNGMEYLLERRSSNATPGLTSDDAGKTHIIRRTRHIHSPFTANSTSRCGVASASNQGVVGSLEKYRQLKGHKRNLTETLLKSISRSKRFASIPRYVEVLVVADESMAKFHGDDLKHYLLTLMSVTAKLYKHPSILNSISIVVVKFMVINEAEKGPKVSSNAALTLRNFCTWQKKLNKNNDKHPEYWDTAILFTKQDLCGATTCDTLGMADVGTMCDPKRSCSVIEDDGLPSAFTTAHELGHVFSMPHDNVKACEEVFGKLKDNHMMSPTLIQIDHHSPWSICSAAIITDFLDSGHGDCLLDQPQKLLALPEDPPGISYSLSRQCELAFGAGSKPCPYMQACSKLWCTGKAKGQLVCQTRHFPWADGTNCGTNKLCYRGICTDKQNATKVKVDGHWGRWGLYGPCSRTCGGGVQLAKRDCNNPVPANGGKYCQGLRVKHRSCNLEPCKESGKSFREEQCEAFNGFNLNTNRLSPSVVWVPKYSGVSVKDRCKLICRANGTGYFYVLAQKVVDGTPCSPDTSAVCVQGRCIKAGCDGKLSSNMKFDKCGVCGGDNKNCKKVSGMFSKPIHGYNFVVTLPVGAANVDVRQRGYRGLVNDDNYLAVKNIHGKYLLNGNFVVSAVEKDIIVKGSMLRYSGTGTSVEMLQASRPLKEPLTVELLSVGKMTPPRVRYTFYLTVGYKEDKISKKEDRNHAQNSVLENGNKVELKKPAYQTPSYKWVVADWDKCSVTCGNGVQSRLIHCLDSDGQTATHCDSTQKPSLMRVCGDPCPMWNTGEWSPCSKTCGKGFKRRPLRCITQTGLLLPRDHCSSKIKPQELDFCTVKPC; from the exons ATGTCGGTTTTCCACGTTTTTTGCTTTGCTCTCTTACAAATGCTGTTTTTAACGAAAACATACCTCTGTGTGGAAAGTGACTTTTGTGAACCTGTGCTACTTGACAGTGAACATTTCCCAAGTCACCTCATCAAAATGAGTGGCAAACTGAGCAAAGAACGTGTTGTTTACAGATTACGCGCTTTTAATCAGGAATTTTATCTTAATCTTCTGCCTGACTCCAGTTTTCTTGCTCCTGATGGCATATTTCAGTATGACACTTCATCTGTAGGATCTGATTTTAGACGGTGCTTTTACTCCGGTGATGTTAATACAGACACGAATTCATTCGCAGCCCTCAGTCTCTGTCGAGGTGTCCGAGGAGCGTTTTCTTACAATGGGATGGAATACCTTCTCGAACGCAGGTCGAGCAATGCAACTCCAGGACTGACTTCAGATGATGCTGGAAAAACGCACATCATCCGCAGGACAAGACACATTCACAGTCCATTCACTGCAAACTCAACATCTCGGTGCGGAGTTGCATCTGCTTCAAACCAGGGCGTTGTGGGGTCATTAGAAAAGTACAGACAATTAAAGGGACATAAAAGGAACTTGACAGAAACTTTGTTGAAAAGCATAAGCAGATCGAAAAGGTTCGCCTCTATACCAAGATACGTCGAGGTCCTGGTTGTTGCCGATGAGTCTATGGCAAAATTCCACGGTGACGACCTCAAGCATTATCTTTTGACACTTATGTCTGTCACTGCAAAGCTGTACAAACACCCCAGTATCTTGAACTCCATCAGTATAGTGGTTGTGAAGTTTATGGTGATTAATGAGGCTGAGAAAGGACCTAAAGTATCCAGTAACGCGGCGCTAACCCTGCGCAATTTCTGCACCTGGCAGAAGAAGCTCAATAAGAACAACGACAAACATCCAGAGTACTGGGACACAGCTATTTTGTTTACAAAACAG GACCTGTGTGGAGCCACTACGTGTGACACTCTTGGTATGGCTGATGTAGGCACCATGTGTGATCCTAAAAGGAGCTGTTCAGTAATTGAAGATGATGGCCTCCCATCAGCCTTCACAACTGCACACGAATTAG GACATGTCTTCAGTATGCCACATGACAATGTAAAGGCTTGTGAAGAGGTATTTGGAAAGTTAAAGGACAACCATATGATGTCCCCCACACTGATCCAAATTGACCACCACAGTCCCTGGTCCATCTGCAGTGCTGCCATCATCACTGACTTCCTGGATTCTGGGCATG GTGACTGTTTGCTGGATCAGCCCCAAAAACTGCTGGCTTTACCAGAAGACCCTCCAGGCATCAGCTACTCACTCAGTCGTCAATGCGAGCTGGCCTTCGGTGCAGGATCTAAGCCCTGTCCTTACATGCAGGCCTGCTCCAAACTGTGGTGCACGGGAAAAGCTAAAGGACAGCTGGTGTGCCAGACTCGCCACTTTCCTTGGGCCGATGGTACTAACTGTGGCACCAACAAGCTGTGCTACCGAGGGATTTGTACTGATAAGCAAAATGCCACCAAAGTCAAG GTAGATGGCCATTGGGGTCGGTGGGGTCTGTATGGTCCATGTTCCCGTACATGTGGTGGAGGGGTACAGCTGGCTAAGAGAGACTGTAACAACCCTGTCCCTGCAAATGGAGGCAAATACTGCCAAGGATTGCGAGTGAAGCATCGCTCCTGCAACTTGGAGCCCTGTAAAGAGTCAG GAAAGAGCTTTCGAGAGGAGCAGTGTGAGGCATTCAATGGCTTCAATCTCAACACGAACAGACTTAGCCCCTCTGTGGTATGGGTTCCTAAATATTCTGGAGTCTCTGTTAAGGACAGATGCAAGCTTATCTGCCGAGCCAACGGCACTGGATACTTCTATGTCCTTGCACAAAAG GTGGTGGACGGAACACCTTGTTCCCCCGATACCTCAGCAGTTTGTGTTCAAGGAAGGTGCATCAAGGCTGGCTGTGATGGCAAGCTGAGCTCCAACATGAAGTTTGACAAGTGTGGTGTTTGTGGCGGAGATAACAAGAACTGCAAGAAAGTCTCTGGAATGTTTTCAAAACCCAT ACATGGGTATAACTTTGTGGTGACTCTACCTGTTGGGGCCGCAAACGTGGACGTAAGGCAGCGTGGTTACCGTGGTTTGGTCAACGATGACAACTATTTAGCAGTAAAGAACATCCATGGCAAGTATCTCCTCAATGGAAATTTTGTGGTGTCAGCTGTAGAAAAAGACATTATTGTCAAGGGAAGTATGCTGCGCTACAGTGGAACCGGCACATCTGTGGAGATGCTGCAGGCCTCCAGACCTCTTAAAGAGCCCCTAACAGTGGAATTGTTGTCAGTGGGTAAAATGACACCTCCTCGTGTGCGGTACACCTTCTACCTGACTGTGGGGTATAAGGAGGACAAGATCTCAAAGAAGGAGGACAGGAACCATGCACAGAACAGTGTGCTGGAGAACGGCAATAAAGTGGAACTAAAGAAGCCAGCCTATCAGACACCTTCTTATAAATGGGTAGTGGCAGACTGGGATAAGTGCTCTGTTACCTGTGGCAATGGGGTCCAGAGCAGACTAATACATTGTTTGGACTCAGATGGACAAACAGCCACACACTGTGATAGCACCCAAAAGCCCAGTCTCATGCGGGTGTGTGGTGACCCCTGCCCTATGTGGAACACCGGTGAATGGTCCCCATGCTCTAAAACCTGTGGGAAAGGCTTTAAGAGACGTCCACTGCGCTGCATAACTCAGACAGGGCTGCTTTTACCCAGAGATCACTGCTCGAGCAAAATAAAGCCACAAGAACTGGACTTTTGCACTGTTAAGCCCTGCTAG